The genomic stretch ccattctcaatctaatcattgacactaagaccttccattcttaatctaatcattgacactaagtcattaacattctcaatctaatcattgacactaaaacattaccattctcaatgtaatcattgacaccaagacattaccattctcaatgaaatcattgtcactaagacattaccattctcaaattaatcattgaaactaagacattaccattctcaatctaatcattgacactaagtcattaccattctcaatctaatcattgacactaagtcattaccattctcaatctaatcatttacactaagtcattaccattctcaatctaatcatttacactaagacattaccattctcaatctaatcattgacactaagacattaccattttcaatctaatcatttacactaagacattaccattctcaatctaatcatttacactaagtctttaccattctcaatgtaatcattgaaactaagacattaccattcttaatctaatcattgacactaagacataaccattctcaatctaatcattgacataacattctcaatctaatcattgacacaaagacattaccattctcaatctaatcattgacaccaagacattaccattctcaaagtaattattgacactaaaaaattaccattcttaatctaaaaacTGACATAAgattctcaatcttatcattgacactaagacattaccattctcaatgtaatcattgacactaaaacattaccattctcaatgtaatcattgacaccaagacattaccattctcaatgtaatcattgacactaaaaaattaccattcttaatctaaaaacTGACATAagattctcaatctaatcattaacactaagacattaccattctcaatctaatcatttacactaagacattaccattctcaatctaatcattgacactaagacattaccattctcaatctaatcattgacactaagtcattaccattctcaatgtaatcattgaaactaagacattaccattctcaatctaatcatttactctaagacattaccattctcaatctaatcattgacactaagacattaccattctcaatctaatcattgacactaagtcattaccattctcaatgtaatcattgaaactaagacattaccattctcaatctaatcattgacactaagtcattaacattctcaatctaatcattgacactaagacattaccattctcaatctaatcattgacataacattctcaatgtaatcattgacactaaaacattaccattctcaatctaatcattgacactaagaccttccattcttaatctaatcattgacactaagtcattaacattctcaatctaatcattgacactaaaacattaccattctcaatctaatcattgacaccaagacattaccattctcaatgaaatcattgtcactaagacattaccattctcaaattaatcattgaaactaagacattaccattctcaatctaatcattgacactaagtcattaccattctcaatctaatcattgacactaagtcattaccattctcaatctaatcattgacactaagtcattaccattctcaatctaatcatttacactaagacattaccattctcaatctaatcattgacactaagacattaccattctcaatctaatcatttacactaagacattaccattctcaatctaatcatttacactaagtctttaccattctcaatgtaatcattgaaactaagacattaacattctcaatctaatcattgacactaagacataaccattctcaatctaatcattgacataacattctcaatctaatcattgacacaaagacattaccattctcaatctaatcattgacaccaagacattaccattctcaaagtaattattgacactaaaaaattaccattcttaatctaaaaacTGACATAAgattctcaatcttatcattgacactaagacattaccattctcaatgtaatcattgacactaaaacattaccattctcaatgtaatcattgacaccaagacattaccattctcaatgtaatcattgacactaaaaaattaccattcttaatctaaaaacTGACATAagattctcaatctaatcattaacactaagacattaccattctcaatctaatcatttacactaagacattaccattctcaatctaatcattgacataacattctcaatgtaatcattgacactaaaacattaccattctcaatctaatcattgacactaagaccttccattctcaatctaatcatttactctaagtcattaccattctcaatctaatcattgacactaagaccttccattcttaatctaatcattgacactaagtcattaacattctcaatctaatcattgacactaagacattaccattctcaatctaatcattgacataacattctcaatgtaatcattgacactaaaacattaccattctcaatgtaatcattgacaccaagacattaccattctcaatgtaatcattgtcactaagacattaccattctcaaattaatcattgaaactaagacattaccattctcaatctaatcattgacactaagtcattaccaatctcaatctaatcattgacactaagtcattaccattctcaatctaatcatttacactaagtcattaccattctcaatctaatcattgacactaagacattaccattctcaatctaatcattgacactaagtcattaccattcccaatctaatcattgacactaagacattaccattctcaatctaatcattgacataacattctcaatgtaatcattgacactaaaacattaccattctcaatgtaatcattgacaccaagacattaccattctcaatgtaatcattgtcactaagacattaccattctcaaattaatcattgaaactaagacattaccattctcaatctaatcattgacactaagtcattaccaatctcaatctaatcattgacactaagtcattaccattctcaatctaatcatttacactaagtcattaccattctcaatctaatcattgacactaagacattaccattctcaatctaatcattgacactaagtcattaccattcccaatctaatcattgacactaagacattaccattgacaacaagacattaccattttcaatgtaatcattgacattaagacattgctattctcaatgtaattattgacactaagacattaccattctcaatctaaccaTTTGTATCGTcttgaatggtgtgaatgttgaTTGAATGGTATTAAGGCCTCTTCTGGCCTTGATGTAGTGTTCTTGTATTCTTAATTAAACACATCACATATTATGGATAAAATAATCACAAACTCCTCTCTGgcagacaaatatttattacatcaaATAATAGTTCAGAAAGTAGGCAATCTCAGCCATAAAATATCATCGCGAATTATTTCACATCAAATACAAACTACATCCATAGAAAAAGCTCCAATTAGGTACTCATATTATTTAATCCAATTTCATAAAACAGAGACACCTCCGTCTCTTGATACATCATGGCGCtaacttactaaaaaaaaatgtgttcgcTGATCAAAAATGGTACCTCTTTGCTTGACAATGTGTAAGACCCATTTCACTCTAATCATAGTATTacaccattgacactaagagaTTACCATCCTCAATCTAATGATTGTCTCAGtgttatcattggcactaagacattactattctcaatgtaatcattgatactaagacattaccattatcaatctaatcaataacactaagacattaccattctcactgttatcattgacactaagacattaccattctcaatctaatcagtGACactagacattaccattctcaatctaatcaatgacactaatacattaccattttcaatctaatcattggCACTacgacattactattctcaatgtaatcatcgatactaagacattaccattatcaatctaatcaataacactaagacattaccattctcactgttatcattgacactaagacattaccattatcaatctaatcaataacactaagacattaccattctccatCTAGACAAAATTTACATGGTCACAGTTTAAAAGTGAGGAAAgcaacaaacaacaattaaatttaagaatCTATATTCATTACCCAGCTCAAATACAAACAGATgcttagataataataaataattaataatataaataaaaaattagtataaaaaatatcaatagtgcaacaacttgtattttttttttttttttgcatttgcaCAGTAACAGAACTGGTATAGAAAAATACAAGACATAAATGTGGGAGCCACCGCTGGGCCAAAGTAAAAACACagcatatttgtatttttttaagcattgttCACCCCAGCAGCAGTAAATCTCTACATGGCAAAATAACAAAGCAAAATTTGAGtaatagtttaataataataataatgatgctgAAGATaaaagatgagtgcagtgttttcaTAAACCCTATTACaacctactttcctctatggcaAAAAGGTGCCTAAATTAATCTTTAGTGCTTACAGGAGCACCCCGTTACGCCATCCTTGAAGATACCATTTGGCATGCAGTCGCCCCCCATGTGGGATAATTTTCCAACCCATCACAGCTGTTGAATGATAAGTATTTCTTCTATACTACCCACaccagcctccagcagaacatttttttaaggtaGTTCTGCCAGTGTATGAAAGTTTGGTGAGAACTACTgcttggatatatatatatttaattgtgaaacttgaaaaatcttctttttatgaaacaaaaataaatataacttttattacaacataACACTAACCTTAATACTAAcctagatgaaatgaaataaatctagtagcaataatataaaatggtattttaagtattttaaacaaaatctaactcactacaaaaaaccTGTCTGTACAGTTTCAGATCCCTGGGTAATTTGCATTACACTAGaccatttttgtaatttcaccatCCTCACTGCATATCcgccaaccaatcgctaatttCTCAACGTTACCTTggaaacacccacacacacacactccataacactgctatacacatttttatgaacatacaaaatataaacattgtataattatgtctttatataacttttgttttataattattttatctaaGTAATTGACTAAGTAATTGTAATCATCGtcctaaatataattttgagatCTTGTTTTCTAGTCTTAACATTACGAAAGATAACAATCTAAAAGGTTAATAGTTATTGAGCTAACAAACTAAtattagaaaatggtaaaataaaaaaatcactgaatacaatatatttacagggtgcgtcaaaaaaaatgtatacacactttgaactgtcatagacaatttctttcccgttctacaatgctaaatttcagcacatggaaagcttaatgtctaaTTAAAGTCAAAGTCATCAAGATAAGGCAGAGGAAATggttgggagggagggggtctgtcaatgaacgttgaatggtgtaatattgagttcttacttcctgaagtactctagacacgtgacaagacaaacactatacgactgactcaagtccgttcagcagacaacatgaagtttattttactataataataataatatactgcactccttgttagtgctacaagtcaagaaataataatcctatccgcataacagcggtatcaaaagtatccaatacgttaacaaatcatgtccgcatctcagcgggcaacactgtgtagaaatatagattaactaatacatgtctcaaaagaccactggcaacaactgcccacaagttactttctaactgaaattactacagacttttctaagtcgctactgtccatcccggactaaaatatacttgaccactcggtccaaagaataacacttgacttctaacttgacttcacttgactgactgactgacttcaaagtcaactttattcattctacttcctgttttctacatcaggaattccacgtgtcttttaaactattaacatgatgTGAACTTtaaatcatgcaatgtcaactaagactgtgacattacgccctttccctcaaaaaaaaaatgattttgtaaaaatcttttgaaatttaagtaataatactattatatGTATAGTCACATCTTTTGAGAGAGAAATAATCCATACAAATGTACAATGTGTGCTATAATCTCTGGCACATGTCTTATCATGCCATCAAAAAATTTGATGAGACTAATATATGGTCTCATTTGACcttacaatatttgaaaaaatatttgtctgtgtAGACAATACTCATAGTTATCAACATTACTCAAAAAGCAAGTGTTTCtttacacaaaatttcaaagtaaattctcaatttatcaaaagaatgctttcaatattaattttacaaaggaATGAGCAGCCATGAAAAATGCTCGTATACAAATATACTTAGTTTATCCCATCAGGTTAcataatcaaatgaaaaatattgacaatggttacatggtcaaatgaaaagatattgacaatgttctttaaaataaatcaatgcaagtgaaatgtatctataaaaaatatttatgttgtctcaatggtttatgtacaaaaataatggcaatgttttgacaatgctactaaatcatgaaagtcaagaaaatatattctttaatgATGATTTATGAGGAACATATTTAAATCATCAAAGTCATAAGCATATTAAAGCATCAAGGTCGTTATCATGATATTCATTTGGCTCATATGTCTTACTGTGAGCACAAGTTCTTTTAACATAAGTGTAAGTTACAATCTTCTCTCGAAAAAATGAATCAGCTTTTCACGTTATGTAACATCAAATATGTTACTTCGAGCCATTAATAGTGCTCTAATAGTCTTCATCACTCAAATACAATgttctattaaaaaatcaaatatattactttgagCCATTAATAGTGCTCCAATAGTCTTCATGAATCAAGTacaatgttctttcaaaaaTCAAGTATATTACTTCGAGCCATTAATCATGCTTCGATAGTTTTCTCATATCCATacaatattcttctcaaaaTTAGTGTTATCatcacataatataaaatatactgcttgagccatcaataatgctccaaaagttttgtcattaaatacaatcttctcctcaaaaaatatcagtgtctacatcacacatcatcaaatatattacttcacgagccatcaataatgctccaataattttctcattttaaatacaatcttctcaaaaaGTCAGTGTCTACGACACACATCAAATGTAttgcttcacgagccatcaataatgctcaaataattttctcatattaaatacaatcttctcctcaaaaaaTCAGCGATTACATCACACActatatatattacttcatgagccatcaataatgctccaatacttCTCATATTAAGTACAATCTTCTATTCAAAGATTCAGTTTGCATTACAcagtatcaattatttttcaaGCCATCAGTAATGCTCAAATAGATCTcactaattaaatacaatattcttttcaaaaaatcattGTTTGCATTACATATCATCAAGTGTATCATTTCAAGCCTCGAATTAAGCTCAAATAGTCTTCAAAACTGATatgtgggaaaaaataaattcatcagtGAAGATCAATGTCACAGTCATatctatacaatttacaaaggttatgtacatttgaaaaaatgaaaaatacatttcaataaatagtgtcaAATACTCAGGTTTTAATATGACTGCGTTCTGTTCAAATGGACTCTTGGAAAAAAATTTACACATATGCAAAAATTGGGCACATATGACCTTTTGAAGTGTCATGTGTACAAACACAATCAAAGTTATATGTAGAATATGGCATCAACAGATTCAATGAATTACACTTGTACTGGCTAATGAGTCCTTAACAGTGCTAGTGTTATGTAAAATAGTGTGATAATTATAGTTGTTGACTTATGTGAACAATGTCATTGTTAAGTTATATAACTGATATTTAGTGATTTTGTGATGGTGTTGTATCCTAttgtataataaacaaaattgtatgtTGTGCTGCCCTATGTCTAGCTTGCTAACTACTAGTGTCATGTGTGTTTCCAGTTCTAATGTTACTGTTTCGTGATGCGTTGTCCAGCCCGTTTGTAAGTAATGGATAGGAATTATTTTCTGGAGTTGAGTTCATGAATGCTACATGTTCGTGTTCGTGAGTGTCGATGGTTGCGGCTGAGTTGTCATAACTGCTAGGGCGTCTATGGATTCTATTGTTGCTGTTACTTTGCCATCTGTTTGAAGTATTTCTGTTGTATCTGTTTCGTTCGTAGCCATCACGTCTGGATTGTCTGTGATAGTTCTGAAAGTTGTTggtattgtattgctgtcttctTTGATAGTTCTGGAAGTTGTAATTATCGTTGTTGGTGTTGTATTGCCTTCTTCTATCATTAGGGCTGTAACTTTGGGTTGCTCTGCTGTTTCTTCTGTTGTCATATTTATTGTCTCGATATGTGCCACTTTGATACTGGAAAGTGCTTCTGTTGATTGATCTACATTGGCTCTTTATGTGACCCTTTATGCCGCAGTTAAAGCAGGTTTTATTGTTGCTGCTGTATTTGAATTTACTTGAATCAGTGTTAATGGTGGCAGCTATTTGATGGTCTCTTCTGTCGATGGTGTGATTGGGATGGCTGTCTTTGAATAAATTCAGGTTAGTTATGAGTTCTGtttcgtttttaattttcttctctttcaggAAAGTGAAAATGTTGTCTGTAACATTCAATAGTACACTGTCAATTAAGAACATATCAATGATTTGGTCTGGTCTCGTCATATCACAGTTGGAGAGTTCAAGCCACTTTAAGATATTTtgcttaatttcaaaaataattctgTTGTAATCACCGTTCTTTTGCAATCTGATGTCTCGAAAGAGTTTTCTGTAGTGGTCCTCGGATTTGCCAGTGTTCGAGGAGTCTGTTTTTCACAGCCTTGTAGTCAGTCTTTTGTTCAGGTGTCAGGGTGGCTATTATGTTCAGCGGTTCACCTGCAAGATTGGCGAGTAGGTGCTTGGCCATATCTCTAGGAGACATGTCATACGTTGAGGCTGTGCTCAAATTGCACAATGTAGTTTTCAAGAGTTTCGTTTTTCTCATTGAACTTATGGAACTTCGAGACGTATGGTTTGGCTTGTTGTGTCAGTGGTTGTAATATGTTCGGATTCACTTTTGCAGCTTCCAGTTTAGCTAACTCAACTTTTCcctctatttctttcatttctttctgatgCGCTCTTTCTGCCGCTCGTTCATCTCGTTCCGCTACTTCACattctttcttctttaattcaTCCAATTCTTTTTCGAtaaattctcttttcttttcacccTTCAATTCCATTTCTCTGGCCAACTCCAAGATTTTATCATAGGTAGACATTGTTGATAGGTATGGGTTTAGGCTTCAAGTGTgtataatgtcaataaatattaaataatcttCAACGTGTATAAAGTCAACAAATATATAGGATTCCAATCTGTATGTAGTTTAACTGTGTAGTGAGTGCTTAGttatcaaaatacaaataataatgtctCACTTTGCATGTAtctttgatatttaaataatagatgGCCAATAAATGTGTTGAGTTTGTAATCAATGTGTGCCAAATACAATGTACAAATGAGTCAATAGTAATAAGTGTTGCGTCAAAATGTACCAACAAAATAATCAGAGTACGAGAAATGTGTCAATACAAAATAAGTACAAGAGCTCAAAAAATAAGGCTCTAATTCAAGTGATAGTATATATGTACACAatattaaagaaactaatgcagaaagagtttacaaaaagtatataaaaattaaacacttaacccaaaaagtaagcagacagctgcagagtgaatacataaacaatgtaatatctaaagataacaacaaaaacctatggtcatacattaagtctaagaaaatggaaacaacaggcgtagcgccattaaaagatgaacataacataatacataatgataatgaaactaaagcaaacattctaaacaaatactttgcatcagcattctcagccccaggagacaaagacatattactgaatttgaaccaagtagacaacatagaagatatagtagtacaagaaaatggaattcaaaaactattagccaacaccaaaccaaataaagcttctggacctgatggtattccagctagattactcaaagaactaagtaatgagctagccccagtgttcaaaatactctttcaggcttcacttaaccagggcagagtaccaaaggactggaaagaagctaatgtcacccccctatttaaaaaaggagaaaaatctgacccagggaactacagaccagtatcacttaccagcatcacatgtaaaatcctagaacacatttatataatataatatgtagcaacatcataaaccacttagacaaacataatgtcctcacaccataccaacatggctttaggaaatatagatcatgtgaaacacaactaataggactaattgatgatttttcaaaaggtttagataatagtgaacaaatagatgctatcttactagatttttctaaggcttttgacaaagttcaccaccatagtttgcttaaaaaattaaaatatttcggcattaatggtccactgcatcagtggattaaagactttctgatagggagagaacaaactgtaataataaatggctctaaatcaacaccgataacagtaaactcaggtgtacctcaaggtacagtcttgggtccactactatttttaatttacataaatg from Biomphalaria glabrata chromosome 9, xgBioGlab47.1, whole genome shotgun sequence encodes the following:
- the LOC129928151 gene encoding probable ATP-dependent RNA helicase ddx42; translation: MSTYDKILELAREMELKGEKKREFIEKELDELKKKECEVAERDERAAERAHQKEMKEIEGKVELAKLEAAKWLELSNCDMTRPDQIIDMFLIDSVLLNVTDNIFTFLKEKKIKNETELITNLNLFKDSHPNHTIDRRDHQIAATINTDSSKFKYSSNNKTCFNCGIKGHIKSQCRSINRSTFQYQSGTYRDNKYDNRRNSRATQSYSPNDRRRQYNTNNDNYNFQNYQRRQQYNTNNFQNYHRQSRRDGYERNRYNRNTSNRWQSNSNNRIHRRPSSYDNSAATIDTHEHEHVAFMNSTPENNSYPLLTNGLDNASRNSNIRTGNTHDTSS